Genomic DNA from Thermobifida alba:
CTGCCCTGGTCCGCCGACTTCGTGTTCCAGGAGTACCGGCACGTGGTGATGGCGCAGGGCATCACCACCGTCGACGGCTACCTGGACCCGGACGCGCGGCGCGGCCGGTCCCGGCCGCTCGACGCCGAACAGCGGCGCGAGATCTGGCACGCCATCTCGGTGGCGCGCGCCTGGATGCGGCGGACCAAGCAGCTGCCGACGCTGGAACTGCACGCCGAGGCCACCCGCATCCTCAACGCGCGCTCCGACAGGCCCTACACCAACATCGTCGTCGACGAGGCCCAGGACCTGCACCCCGCGCAGTGGCGGACGCTGCGCGCCGCGGTGGCGCCCGGCCCCAACGACATGTTCATCGCGGGCGACAGCCGGCAGCGCATCTACGACAACACCGTGTCCTTCCGGCAGCTGGGGATCAACGTGGTGGGCCGCTCCCATCCGCTGCGGGTGAACTACCGCACCACCACCGAGATCCTGACCTGGGCGGAGCGGATCATGCGGGACCAGCGGGCCGCCGAACCGGGCACGGGCGTGCCGGAGTCGCCCGGCTCCACCCGTTCCCTGCTGCGCGGCAGTCCGCCGGTGCTGTACGGGGCGCCCGACGCCGCCGCCGAGCTGGCGGCCCTGGCCGAGCAGGTCCGCTCCTGGCTGGCCGGGGGGATCGCGCCGGGGGACATCTGCGTGACGGCGCGCACCCGCCGGGGCGTCTCCGAGATCGTCAGCGCGCTGCGCGACCACCGGCTGCCCGCCTCCCGCTTCAACCCGCAGCAGCACACCGTGGACGACTCCGCGGACACGGTCCGGGTCACCACCATGCACGGGGTGAAGGGGCTGGAGTTCCGCGCCGTCGCGGTGACGGGGGTGACGGCCTCCGCGCTGCCGCTGATGGACCACGTCACCAGCCCCGACCTGGACGAGAACCAGCACCGTTCGGACCTGGCCGCGCAGCGCAGCCTGCTGTACGTGGCGTGCACCCGGGCGCGCGAGGAGCTGTACGTGAGCTGGCACGGCGAGCCCAGTCCGTTCCTGCCGCGGGACTGAGGGGTGCGCGGGGCTGCCGCGGGGCGTGCTGCTTCGGACCGCACAGCGGTTCCGCTGTGGACTCCGGTGGTCCTCGGTTCGGCCCCACCCGGTGAACGAGCAGGGGGCCACTGGCACGCGTTGTCTCCAGCGCGTGCCGGTGGCCCCTGTCCCACAGCGGCGTTCCGGGCATGCCCCGGCGGATGCGGTCGGCCGGGTCGCGCTCCCACCGACGGGATCGGAAGGAATGCGCTGCGCCCCGGTGCGGAGGATTCGAACCGCTGTTCTTTTCAGGTACGGGCAAGGAGTTTGCGGACCAGCCTGTGCACATCGGTCCAGGGATTTCTGGCTCGGACGTCGACGGAATGCCGGTAGTTGCCCGCAAGCGCCTCCGCTCTGCGAACGGCTTCTTCCCGATGCCGACCGGTGAAATGACTGTAGTCGAAGTCCTTGTTATCGGTATAGCAGCAGTTGAGACCCCGCATCATCTGTTCGGCCTGCTGCGTGGTCAGATAAACGCGGTGGTCACGTTGGTGCAGCAACAACCACAGTTCGAAACAGGGGTTCGTGACGGCGCACTTGATTCCGTTTTCGGCGGCTAAGCGCAGTGCCCTGTCCAGTGACTCGTGCGGCTTCGGGGCCTCCACATCGAAGACGCACCACACCTCGTCGTAGGACTCCCCCTGGCTTCTCCTCTTCCGGGGGGGCCGACTCCTGCTCGGTTATCGCCGCCTTGACCAGTCTCAGCGGATCCCCGTGCTCCGTTCCGATCTTCACGTGGATGTTGGAAGACCTCAACTCGCTTTTGAGTCCTTTGAAGTAGGTACTCCCGGCGACCTTGTCCTCACAGAAGACCAGAAACCGCAACTTGACGTCGCGCTCCGCCCTCTTCCTGCCGTAGGGCCTCTCTTTTCTTCTCCGCTGCACACTATGAGACTAGAGGACCCGTTTCCTCGATTTCATAGGTTTGTGGAAGAAAGTCGTCGTCAAAGTAGGGGACTGCCCCAAATCTCCCCAGAAGGTACTGATTGAGAAGATTGCCGCGGTCGTCGCGCACCTCCTTGTACTCCTTCAGGGCTATGAGTTCGGTGGCACCATCGCGTCCCTTCTGGGTGAACCAGACCTGGTCCCTGGTCAGCCGACCATAGGAATTCCGGCTGAGCAGTGTCGCGTCGTGGGTGTTGAAGACGAGCTGCGCGCCGTTCCGATTGATTTCCGGCTCCTGGAAGAGTCGAACCAGTTGTCCGGCCAGATTGGGGTGGAGCCGGGCATCGAGTTCGTCGACGATGAGCACCCTGCCCTCGGCCAGGACCTCCATAACCGGTCCGAGCATCTCCAGCCAGGTACGGGTACCACTGGATTCCCGGGCGTAGGGGAGCTCGACCTCCCCGTCGGAAGCCTCATGGGCCACCATGATCTTCGGCATCCGACGGATCTCCACCTTGTGATCGGAGACGTGCTCCGGTTCGATGAGCCTCATCAGCTCGGAGAAGCGAACGGACACCTCCTCCGGCACCTTCCGCTCCTCAGAGCGGATCCCGGTGATGCCGAGATCCGCGAGCTGGAGAAGACGCCGCATCTGCGACGCGTACCTTCCTCCCAGCTTCTGAAGGGTGAAGTCGAGCCGTTCGAAGGAGTTGCCGTCATGAGCGGTGCCGATTCTCCGGAACCACTCGTAGATCACGGTCAACAGCGGATGGCTGTTCGCTGCTCCCGCCGAGACCAGCAGGCTGTTGGGACGGACCGCCTCGATCGCGGTACGGGTACGGGTTCCGTACCCCTTGCGCAAGGTCGGCCCCGCGACCACGTCCCGGGCCCCGGGACCGAAACGTTCGAACACTCTGCGAATCCGCCCCTGCGGCCAGGAGAACAGCCACTCCTCCAGCACCCGGGTGTCATCCAGCGCGAATCCGTACTCGTACCTGACCCCCTCGGCGACCAGGTCGAAAACAAACGTTGTCGGCTCGGTGCTCCTGGCCTGGTCGAGCCGGAACGGTTCACGCCCGGTGGAGCCGTTCGGCTCCCAACGCTGGTGGGATTCGAGGACAGCCGAACGGGCGTAGAACATCGCGTACATGAGCTGTGACTTGCCCGAGGC
This window encodes:
- a CDS encoding AAA family ATPase, with amino-acid sequence MLLRFRVENWASLRDEQELSLIAADQHDDLALREVPGTDFRVLPAVGVFGANASGKSQLMYAMFYARSAVLESHQRWEPNGSTGREPFRLDQARSTEPTTFVFDLVAEGVRYEYGFALDDTRVLEEWLFSWPQGRIRRVFERFGPGARDVVAGPTLRKGYGTRTRTAIEAVRPNSLLVSAGAANSHPLLTVIYEWFRRIGTAHDGNSFERLDFTLQKLGGRYASQMRRLLQLADLGITGIRSEERKVPEEVSVRFSELMRLIEPEHVSDHKVEIRRMPKIMVAHEASDGEVELPYARESSGTRTWLEMLGPVMEVLAEGRVLIVDELDARLHPNLAGQLVRLFQEPEINRNGAQLVFNTHDATLLSRNSYGRLTRDQVWFTQKGRDGATELIALKEYKEVRDDRGNLLNQYLLGRFGAVPYFDDDFLPQTYEIEETGPLVS